Sequence from the [Clostridium] scindens genome:
TAAAAGTTCCCGAAGTAATCCGCCGCAATTTCCGTTTCAGCACGCTGGATTTTTTATTTATTATTCTATATGTAAATGTATTTCAATTCATCTTCGGTCCCGAAAATTCAATCGTCGGCGTCATCTTTACTATCATGATGTCGGCTTCCATGGCACGGGATCTCACAGCCACCCCCTTCAGGCATCTTGTGATACAGGCGTTTATTTTGATCTGGATGGCGCTTGCGTCTTATTGGGTGGTCCTCTTGCCTGCGCCGATTTCATTTACGATAAATTTTGTCACGTTACTGATCATTTTGTATGTGTTCACTTATGAGTATTCCAGTCACTTATATTTTCCTTATATATTGTCCTATCTGTTCCTGGTGTTTATCTCGCCTATCAATGCGCAGCAGGTTCCAAAGCGTCTCGCTGCCATGCTGGCGGGAGCGCTCTCCATTATGCTTTATCAATGGTTTATGGGGAGGAATAAGGTGGTGGAGACGGCCAGAGATGTTCTTACGGAAATGATCGACGAAGTATGCAAGGCTTGCACATACGCAACGGGAGAAACTTCGGAGAAAGGTGATAGAGGAATCATGCGGCGCAAACTGTGCCGGCTGGGGCATACGGTATATGACCGAAGGAAGAAGGCGCTTTGCATTTCTGATGCCAGTTTCTCTATGATCGCAGCGGGGCGGGGGCTTGAACATTTGCTGATTCTTATAAAGGAACTGTCGGAAACTCTCTCTGAACAGGAAAAATCTTCACTTCTATATATATCCGGACAGCTTAAGATATATCGTGGCTTCCTGAGTCAGGAGACGGATAGCCTGCCTCCTGTGGATACGACAATGTTTGCTGGAATTGAGGAGGGCAAAGCAGCTTTACGGTTGTATCATGCGCTTTTCTATATCCGTGACAGGCTGCTGCATATGACAGATCCGGAGAACAAGGGCCGTTACAAAAAAACGGCTCTGTCTTTGAAAACGCGTCTGGAAACGGCCCTGGACTTTAGTCCTGTGAGGGCCATATATGCAGTCCGAACGGCGCTGCTTCTATCCCTGGGTACCG
This genomic interval carries:
- a CDS encoding FUSC family protein, encoding MKHISLKVPEVIRRNFRFSTLDFLFIILYVNVFQFIFGPENSIVGVIFTIMMSASMARDLTATPFRHLVIQAFILIWMALASYWVVLLPAPISFTINFVTLLIILYVFTYEYSSHLYFPYILSYLFLVFISPINAQQVPKRLAAMLAGALSIMLYQWFMGRNKVVETARDVLTEMIDEVCKACTYATGETSEKGDRGIMRRKLCRLGHTVYDRRKKALCISDASFSMIAAGRGLEHLLILIKELSETLSEQEKSSLLYISGQLKIYRGFLSQETDSLPPVDTTMFAGIEEGKAALRLYHALFYIRDRLLHMTDPENKGRYKKTALSLKTRLETALDFSPVRAIYAVRTALLLSLGTVLVQAMALPHGKWLLFTLASVSLPYADDVPVKIKKRVLATIAGGLASVLIYSFIPWPAGRTAAMMISGYISFYFTDYAQTFACSTVGAIGGAVFMHAFGLQDVGSMFLIRIGYILIGASIGYLANCLIFPYKRARATRQLWKKYTSVTELLSRITRKQQIDSQLYYNLVVQSYLLEEKLGQNANFEKWEEFPKVLSAHQKKILYVHKNSN